The window TATGGAAAAGGCGCAGGAATGCGAACATATGCCTTAATCGCCATGGGGGCATGTTTATTTGGAATTATATCTAACCAGTATTTAAATGACCAAACAAGAATCGCTGCAAACATTGTTAGCGGTATAGGATTTATAGGCGCAGGCCTTATTTGGCAAAAAAGGGGAAATATAATTGGAGTAACAACTGCAGCAGGTATCTGGGCTACTGCCGCAATAGGACTTGCAGTTGCAGCTGATTTGTGGTTACTTGCAATCTTTGCAACACTAATGCTAACATTAATATTTAATATTAGATGGATTATGCCTTGGACATAGATAACTATATAAATCTTAAATTATACATAAATATAAAAACATTTAAAAATAAGTTAACCTATTAAATATAATAGAGGTGCATAATGGGATTGTTTAATTGGGGAAAAAAAAAGGAAGAAACTGAAAATATTTCTAATGTATCTAATGTAAATACATTACCAGAACCCCCATCTATTGAAAACGCTCAATTACCTTTACCATCTAAAAAATCCACGCAACGATTTCCAAGAATGCCAATAACTAAATCTTTACTAGTTTCTAAAAATTTTGAAAAGGATATATACGGAGAAGAAAAAGAGAGATTGAATCAGAGAAATATGCTAGAAGTTATTCAGCCCTTATTTGTCCGTGGTCCGCAATTCCAAAATATGATAATCGATTTAATAGAATCAAAGGTCGAACTTAAAAAAGCTGAAAACTTTACAACAAAATTTAGAGAAATACATGAACTTAAAGAAATAAGTTTCGAAGATTTAAGAAAAAATATTGAGATTATACAGCATAAATTAATATTTATGGATAAATCTTTATTTAAATAGGTGATAAAATGGAAGACCCACTACAAGTATTTGTAAAAATTGATCAATATAAAGACGTTCTTGAAATAATGAATATGATTAAAAATAAAATGGAAGATACAAAAGAAATCCTTGCTAGGATTAACAGATTAAAAAACGAAGAAGATTCTGAACTAGAATTATGGCAGACTAGTTTAAAAGAAGCTGAAAAACGTCTTGATCACATTGACAAAATATTATTTGAACCTGAAAAATTATAATAAAAATGACTGTTAAAAGAAAAAAAGCTGTAAAATTGAAGACTTTGAAAATGAAATCAGTTAAATCTAAAAAGCAAAATATTAAACATAAAAACAAAATTTCCATTAAGTCAGCTAAATCAATTAAATTTGCAAGAAAAACAGTTAAAAGTCCAAAAAAAACAATCAGAAAAACAGAAAATGTCTCTTTTGCAAAAGAAGAAATATTCTACATGGGTATATCTAACCCAATTGAAATTCGACGTAACATTTTAGAAAGTGCGCGTGATATGGTCCAATTTTTACAAATGTTTGAAAAATTTAGAATTATCCGTGAAGAAAAAAAGCAAGCAACACTGATACTAAAAAAACAAATTAAAGATCTTAATATAATAACTAATAAACTTAAAGCAAGACTGCCTAAAGCTTCAATGCGTTATAAAACTGAAAAAGAAAAAACGCCAGAACCGGCAATAATTGAAAATAAAAAAGTTGAGATAACAAAAGAAACACCAATTAGATCTGAAATGCCCGATATTGATATCAATGATATTGAAGCTTTAGAAACAGAATTAAAAGATATTGAAGATAAGCTCCATTTCCTTTAAAACTTAAATCTATTATTTAGTTAATTTTTTAAATGAAGACTAGTTCTACTCTTATAATGCGGTGTTGCCAGAGTGGTCAAATGGGATGGACTCAAGATCCATTAGCTTAGTGCTTACACAGGTTCGAGCCCTGTACGCCGCATTTTATTTTCTCTAATTTAAAATGAAGTGAACATAGCGAACGCAGGTCTTATTGTTTTTAATGGGCTTTTTTTAAAAGATCGGCTCAATACACCCCATTTTTTATGGCTTAAAGATAGAATGAACATAACTTTTAAAATAATACCAAATTATAATAAATTACACATAGTAACCTTTAAAAATACATTTCTATTGTCCTTATTCTATTATGGAATTTAGAAAAATTGAACAAAAATGGCAAAAAAAATGGGAAGAATCCAAAATATATGAAGTAACAGAAATTTCAAACAAACCAAAATATTACGTTCTTGATATGTTCCCTTATCCTTCCGGTGCAGGTTTACATATAGGACATGCCTTTGTATTTTCATTGGGAGACATTTTTGCAAGATTTAAAAGGTTACAAGGATATAATGTCCTTTATCCTATCGGTTACGATGCTTTAGGTTTGCCTGCCGAAAACGCCGCAATCAAAGATAACACGCATCCAGAAGATTATACAAAAAAATCCATTGCAAATTTCATGCGCCAACAAAAAGCAATGGGGTGGAGTTATGACTGGTCAAGAACAGTTAACACTTCAACACCTGAATTTTATCAATGGGATCAGTGGATATTCTTACAAATGTTAAAGAAAGGGATTGCCTACAGAAAAAAAGCCCCGGTTAATTGGTGCCATAAATGCCAATCAGTTCTTGCCAATGAACAAGTTACTAATGGTAAATGTTGGAGACACGAAGATACGAATATTGAAATTAAACACCTAGAACAATGGTTTCTTAAAATAACAAATTATGCCGAGGAATTGCTTAACCATGATAAGCTTAAATGGCCGGAAACAGCTAAAAAATTACAGAAACATTGGATTGGTAAAAGTTATGGAACTCAAGTAATTTTTAAAGTTAATGATAAAGATTTCCCAATCTTTACAACTAGGCCTGACACTCTTTATGGCGTTACATTTATGGTAATTTCTGCGCAGCACACAAATTTAATGGACTTTGTTGCAAAAGAACAAGAAACTAAAGTTAAAAATTTCTTAAAAAAAATTAAATCTGTCAGCGAAAAAGACATGGAAGAACTAGAAAAGGAGGGAGTATTTACAGGCAGCTATGCTGTTAATCCTCTAACTGCGGAAAAAGTGCCTATATGGGCAGGTAACTTTGTACTCGCTGAATATGGGACAGGAATGGTAATGGCAGTGCCTGCGCATGACCAGAGAGATTTTGAATTCGCTAAAAAATATGATATTCCCATCAAAATTGTTATTCAACCTGAACAAAAATTAAAACTGGAAGAGACAAAAAAAGCATACACTGAATCGGGTAAACTGATTAACTCGGGCGAATTTAACGGTTTAGATAATCAAAAAGCAATTGAAGAAATAACTAAACATTTGGAATCATTGAAACTAGGCAAAAAAACAATACAATACAAATTAAGAGACTGGTTAATATCAAGACAAAGATATTGGGGGACTCCAATACCGATTATTTATTGCAAAAAATGTGGAATTACCCCCGTTTCCGAATCAGAATTGCCAATTAAACTTCCAAAAGAAGTTACATTTGGAGAAGGCAACCCTTTATTAACAAATGAAAAATGGGTAAATGTAAAATGTCCTAAATGCAACTCTAATGCAAGAAGAGAAACAGATACAATGGACACTTTTGCAAACTCTTCGTGGTACTTTTTAAGATATACAGACCCCCATAACAACCAAAAAATATTCGATACCAAAAAAGCCAATTACTGGGCTCCCATTGACCAGTATATTGGGGGGCCTGAACATATAACTATGCATTTAATTTACATTAGATTTTATACAAAATTTTTAAGAGATTTAGGTTTGCTAAATTTTGATGAGCCTGCGCTAAGATACTTTACACAGGGAATTGTTAAAGGCAGTGACGGTGAAAAAATGTCAAAATCAAAGAACAACATAGTTGAACCTCTTGAAATGATTGAAAGATTTGGCGCAGATTCGTTAAGACTATATCTAGTGTCAAACTCTGCGCCGGACAGCGATTTTGATTGGAATGATATTGGTATGATATCAAACCATAAATTCATAGTTAAAGTTTATGAGCGCTTCTCTAACTTTAAATCAGGGGCTACAAATAAAAAAATAGAAAGTAAGCTGCACAAAACCATCAAAGATATAACTGTATACATTGACGAATTCAAACATAATTTGGCAGTAATAAAATTAAGAGAATTATTTAAAATAATTTCAACTGAACCAATTAGTAAAGAAACTGCAGAGTCATTCATTAAAATGTTGCATGTATATTGCCCGTTCATAACTGAAGAGCTATGGGAAAAGCTTGGCAATAAAAACTTTATTAGCAGTTCTATCTGGCCAAAGTATGACATCGACAAGATAGATCCAATTGCAGAATACAAAGATGAACTTATTGAACATATTAAAGGAGATATTACGAAAGTTCTTGAACTTATCAACCTTAAAAATCCAAATAGGATAACTCTTATTATAAGCGCCCAATGGAAATATGATTTCTTATTAAAATTTAAACATTTAATCCAAGAAACAAGAGACTCAAAATCAATTATCAAATCAATGATGCAAACTGAATTAAAAATACACAGTCAAGACATAATAAAACGTATACCTTTGCTGCTGAAAGATATTTCAAAAATGCCTTTAATAATTTTAACTCAAGAAACTGAAAAAGAAACGATTGAAAACTCTAAAAATTTACTTGAAAATGAATTTAATTGCAGCATTGAAATTTATATTGCAGAATCAAGCTCAGAAAAAAAGGCAAACAATGCGATGCCTGGCAAACCTGCGATTTTAATAGAATGAAAAAATTAAATTTTTATACTTTTTACATACTGCCGATTATTCTTTATTGTTCATTAATCTTTTATTATTCATCTCAACCGATTATTTCAGGACCATTAGGAACTCAATTAATAAATGACAAACTTAAACATGCAACAGCATACTTAATCCTTGCAGGACTAACATTTCGGGCAGTGCAACAAACAAATTATAAAAAATATTCATACTTATTTGCAATAATATTTGCAACTTTATATGGTATATTGGATGAATATCGCCAATCATTTGTACCCGGAAGAATAATGTCAATTTATGATATGCTGGCTAACTTCATCGGAAGTTCATTAATTTTAATTAGACTTAAAAAAGTAGATAAGCGGGCCCAAAGATGAATATAAACAAAAAAGATTAGCTACCTTAACTCTTTCTCAATTCTGCTACCCTCTGAACATCAATATTTAAACTTATTGCTGCTTCCGTCAGGACCTGACAAATTTCATAAAAACATCGATCCCAAAGGACAAAATCTCATTGTACAAGTTAAGACTAAACTTTAAGCATATATCGCTCTTTGGGCTTCGATCCCACCATATAGCCCGTTTGTGGTGACAGGCAAGGGCTAACTACCCAATCTAGCTTACCTAAAAGGCTTAATAGGACATTTATTTAAAAAGGTTACTATCAAGGCAAGAAATCTTTATTAATCCTATAACATACCTTAATTTATACAAGATGAGCTCGAAAATAATATTTTTAGGAACGGCAGGAGATTCTATCGTAACTGGAAAACAGCACAGAGCATCCGGCGGAATAATTATAGACCTAGATGACAATTTTTACCACATTAATCCCGGGCCAGGAACATTAGTAAGAGCTTCCCAATATAACATAAACCTAAGACAGAATATTGCGCTTCTTGTTTCTTCAAACGATTTAATTGAAGCTAACGATACGAACGCCGTAATAGATTCAATGACATATGCCGGACTGGATATGCGGGGAGTATTAATTGCGCATTCAACCGTAATTGAAAAAACCCTTGCTGATAAACAAAAACAACAAATTTCAAAAATAATACATGCTCAGCCGGGTAAAAAACTTGCAATTGAGAATACAGATATTTTGGTATTAAAAACTACATCTGAAACAGAGCTCGGTTTCAAGTTCCAGACTTCGGATTTTGTGCTTTCATATACCGGAAATACAGATTATAGTGACGAAATTATTAATCAATATGAAAATTCAGACATTATAATTATGAATGTAAACAACCCGGGGAATATGCATGTTGAAGGCCAACTTTGTACAAATGATGCAATAAAAATAATCAACAAGTTAAAACCTCAGTTGGTTATATTAACACATTTTGGAATGAAAATGTTAAAAGCCGATCCTATATACGAAGCAAGAGAAATTCAAATGAAAACCCAAGTACAGACTGTAGCAGCTAAAGATGGCTTTATTCTTATACCGAATAATTTTAATTCTAAAATTAAACAACAAACGTTGTTAGACTTAAAAATTCCTAAAA is drawn from Candidatus Woesearchaeota archaeon and contains these coding sequences:
- a CDS encoding MgtC/SapB family protein, which produces MIAQYFNGQGILIFKLFLAAILGFIAALDRKKYGKGAGMRTYALIAMGACLFGIISNQYLNDQTRIAANIVSGIGFIGAGLIWQKRGNIIGVTTAAGIWATAAIGLAVAADLWLLAIFATLMLTLIFNIRWIMPWT
- the leuS gene encoding leucine--tRNA ligase; translation: MEFRKIEQKWQKKWEESKIYEVTEISNKPKYYVLDMFPYPSGAGLHIGHAFVFSLGDIFARFKRLQGYNVLYPIGYDALGLPAENAAIKDNTHPEDYTKKSIANFMRQQKAMGWSYDWSRTVNTSTPEFYQWDQWIFLQMLKKGIAYRKKAPVNWCHKCQSVLANEQVTNGKCWRHEDTNIEIKHLEQWFLKITNYAEELLNHDKLKWPETAKKLQKHWIGKSYGTQVIFKVNDKDFPIFTTRPDTLYGVTFMVISAQHTNLMDFVAKEQETKVKNFLKKIKSVSEKDMEELEKEGVFTGSYAVNPLTAEKVPIWAGNFVLAEYGTGMVMAVPAHDQRDFEFAKKYDIPIKIVIQPEQKLKLEETKKAYTESGKLINSGEFNGLDNQKAIEEITKHLESLKLGKKTIQYKLRDWLISRQRYWGTPIPIIYCKKCGITPVSESELPIKLPKEVTFGEGNPLLTNEKWVNVKCPKCNSNARRETDTMDTFANSSWYFLRYTDPHNNQKIFDTKKANYWAPIDQYIGGPEHITMHLIYIRFYTKFLRDLGLLNFDEPALRYFTQGIVKGSDGEKMSKSKNNIVEPLEMIERFGADSLRLYLVSNSAPDSDFDWNDIGMISNHKFIVKVYERFSNFKSGATNKKIESKLHKTIKDITVYIDEFKHNLAVIKLRELFKIISTEPISKETAESFIKMLHVYCPFITEELWEKLGNKNFISSSIWPKYDIDKIDPIAEYKDELIEHIKGDITKVLELINLKNPNRITLIISAQWKYDFLLKFKHLIQETRDSKSIIKSMMQTELKIHSQDIIKRIPLLLKDISKMPLIILTQETEKETIENSKNLLENEFNCSIEIYIAESSSEKKANNAMPGKPAILIE
- a CDS encoding MBL fold metallo-hydrolase; the encoded protein is MSSKIIFLGTAGDSIVTGKQHRASGGIIIDLDDNFYHINPGPGTLVRASQYNINLRQNIALLVSSNDLIEANDTNAVIDSMTYAGLDMRGVLIAHSTVIEKTLADKQKQQISKIIHAQPGKKLAIENTDILVLKTTSETELGFKFQTSDFVLSYTGNTDYSDEIINQYENSDIIIMNVNNPGNMHVEGQLCTNDAIKIINKLKPQLVILTHFGMKMLKADPIYEAREIQMKTQVQTVAAKDGFILIPNNFNSKIKQQTLLDLKIPKKPLIKNNIEEEELY